TGGGAGTGACTGAAATCATTTTCAGCTACGCAGACGTAAGGCGACGTGCGAACGCTTTGGAGAGGTGTGTTTAaagaagctgtttttctttattttctgaAGTCCTCCAAATCACTGGGCAGTTTGTGTGACTGATTTTAAAGAAAGTGCAAATCCACGAACATCCCATATAGAAAGCAAAGATACTTTGCTAGTGCGGGAGACACTTTGCTAGTGCCCAAAATTCTGGTATTGTCTCTTTTCCAACTGCACAACTAGTAGGGTTTTCGGTGTAGAGAGGTCAAGATTGCGATCCCTGGCATAATTGGACGcaggtgttgttgctgctgcaaacagAAAATTGTATACCCTCTGTACTGCTGCATAAAGACGAGTTGAAACAGGAGATTGGTCGCGGCCAAAGGGTGTAGGAAGAAGTAGAATGGAGCGTGAATCAAATGCCATGACGCCGATGTGTAGATCAGGATGTGGTTTCTATGGCAATCCGGCACAGGATGGATTATGCTCAGTATGCTATAAAGTAAGTTTTCAGCGCCCATTGCAAATACGTTTACAATAAGGATAACTAAAAATACTTCTTCACGATTTATTTTGAATTCTACAGGATTTTCTCAGAAAGAAACAACAGCCACCAGTCAGCACCACACCTTCCGCTAGCAGTACACCTCCACCATCATCTAGCCCAGGCCAACCACAAACAGCCTCCTCCGTTagcatccgttccgttgtatCACCACAGAGCTTTGCTGCCAGTATTAGCAGTAATAGCGtgaacagtagcaacagcaacagcagcagcacagcaaccacaacagccTCTTCTGTAGCAGtaccgtcgtcttcgtcaacCTGctcagccgctgccgccgctgcctccTCCATTAATAGCTCGTTAGTGGCTGGAACACACACGGCACAACCAACTGTGCACAGTGGTCCCTTCAGCTTGGATAAAGATGTAAGTAGATCAAGAGATTGAAATGGCGAATCAGTAGCGTAAAAACATAAACTATAAATCGCACTCCGATCTGTTCCATTGTATTTAAAACGGAAGATTGAAGATCCAGATATAGATAATATATCAGTTGACAGTAACGAATCAGTACTGGCGACAAGTGAAGGCAttagtgaagaagaagagacatGCAATTTTGAAAGAGAAGGTGCAGAGGAATGGGAAGAGTTttacgatgaagatgaatatTATCACTTGAATTATCTTGAAGGCAAGCTTCTTATGGATGAAAAAGATGATGGTGCCAAGGATTTTGCCAATTTCGAAAGGGAATCGCAAATTCAATCAGATCGTAATGTTGCAGGCACTATCTTGGAACAAGCTATTATTCAGCCTACTTCTAGCACTGGATCAGAATCCTCGAAACGCTCGTTAACCGTCACTGATAGTAGTAAGGACGAAGAGCTCGTAAAAAAAAGagtaatttgttttgtttctcagGGAGCCCTAATGACGCTTACCGTTGTTAAAGCTCATTTATTCTGCTTGGTTTAATTGATTTACAATGTGACTATAACATGGCAATGCATAACCGATACTTTTTATTTGGCTTCACAGAAAATTAATAATGACGACAGTGGTAGCCTAGGTGGCAATAGTAATAACAGCTCCATTGCCGATAACGACGATAAAGATGGTGATAAAGAtggtaagaagaagaaaaatcgatGCGTCACCTGCCGCAAGAAAGTAGGATTAACCGGTAAGCATAATGGGATACCTAGCAATAGGCATATAATTGTTTTTGTATTGCGTATGGTGAAAACGTTTTCCATTGTGTTTCTTatatttttactatttttcattcattaaGGCTTTGAGTGCCGATGCGGAGGACTTTTTTGTGCTATCCATCGATACAGCGACAAGCACGAGTGTTCGTTCGATTATCGGGAACTGGGTGCCGCTGAAATTAGACGCAATAATCCTGTCGTGGTTGGAGAGAAGATACAGAAAATTTGAACACCACCTTTCGTGCCATCGTATCGTAATAGTTCACATACCGTACAGCAGAAGAAAGATAAGCATCAACTACTCCAACAGCCGCCGTcaacgcaccaccatcagtcaCGTCCGCATCTTCATGGCCACGAACATGATATGAGCAGCgccaacgcagcagcaaccgcagcggCACCCATAACAGCTACTGAACACACGTAATATGAATTGATTTTCTAGTTCGTTCACCGTTTTAGTTTGGATTCACTACTACCGTCCCGCCCTAATCAACTTGCTCAGGAGCACCTTGATCATGCGTGGTGGTAAACACCTTATAACATCAGCAATTTTCAATCGTTTGGATGTGGGAATCCATTACTGCCCTCTCCGGTCGTATTTGTCCTAATTGATGAGCGTGTTGGCATGCATATTTGCGTAACATAAATGCACGATTCAAGCAAGTCGATGTTCGAAACAGAGAATCATTCGAAGgagatttaaaaaaagagaatcgATTGAGTGCAGTGCGAGATCCGACCAATCCAACCCTTCCGTATCGAAATTTTCTTCATGTGTGAAAGAGTATCCGCTTGTAAAAGCTCTGAAACTCTGCTATACATGTCCACAACAAGAGACACTCATACGCGAGCGCCCCGTAACGTACTAATGGGGAGCAGGAAGTAGTTTATAAAAGCCAatattccttcttttttgtgttggtaGTTGGAAATCATCCTAAAGAGTGATTTATCCGTTTAACAATTTGTAAAAATACCCATCCAAATTACTCTTATTGCCTGAGTGACAAAATTATGTTGAACAACAACGTGTAGAAGATCATCAACTATCTAGCGGGCATGAGAGAAATAGTGCGATGTGTAACTTTAGCTTGACACGCGTTCGCCGAACGCTGGACGCAGAAGAGGCGTAATTGTGAATCGCTCTAATCgctttaaaataaaatctaaaattGCTAAACATCCATCTccttagaaaaacaaaagtaacTTGCTCGTAAAGGAAAGAAGAGAGTAAGAGCTGAAGATGAGATACTTTTCCCTTCTCGAAGGAGTAATATGGTACGGAAAAAGGGATAGTGGCGGCTGATCTTTAGATAGGAGACCGGGCGCGCTACGCAAAGCAAGGAAATGGCTTATATTTGGCACTTTTtcgaaaaacatgtttttaaaGGGGGTATCAAACCGGGTAGGATAATCATTATACGTATTGGTTACTACTAGCAATAAAGAGACCGTAGGATCAACGCACACACGATAGATTCGTTTGGGAAACAACTAAGTGTTATGTTGGATATGCTCTTccgcttttttctttcttagTATGCTGTATTATTCTATGTGTAGACGTGTGAAGCCGCAGTCATCCGGCACCAATTCATCGAGCCCTTCACAGGCCAACAACACTTTCTGCCATCACATGGAAATAACCGCAATAAACACCTACCAAAGACACATAGTTCGCAATAATAAGTGACCTAATCTGGGTATTTCTCAAACATTGTCCAATCTGTTTCCATAGCTAGCAGATCTCAAGGCTTTCATGATTATAAGATCTGTGTTATTCATTCTACTGCGCGCGCTCATTTTCTTTGCTTCGGTTTTGTTTATGTGCGGAGCTAGTATGCTGAGCTGAGTATGATTATGATAATGTTTGCAATTCTTATTAATTCAATCGCGTCTATGTAAACAGTATTTctgcaaattgaataaatcCTTTGAGAATTCTTCATTCTTATATAAAAAACAATCCCAGAATAGTAGAACGCTCTCGCTCAttgcgatgaaaatgaaaagacaCGCATTGTTTACACACTCAGCCTTGGAAAGTGAGTTTGGTCTAACCTCATCAAACCCACCCCTGCATTAGAATCATAGGAACATACCAAAACGAGCATGGGAGTGGGCTATAAACGGCAGAACTGAGAAAGGAAGGGGTTGTCAATAACACagcaggggaaggggagagataGGGGCGATCGATACTCTCGAATCATAGAAGAAATAGCATTACTGATTTTCAAACGATTCTACacgtgttgtgtttgtgagttAGTGTTACGTGTGCGTGaagcgtgtgttgtgttttgttttattatgtttCTTTTCTAGTACCGGAACACGAATGTTTGGTTGAGATATTCGGGGCGTCGTCCTGCTTCAGAGAAAGGAATAGATAACTCAAAATGATGAGACGATTGATCGGGATCGAGAAAAGAATATTGAAGCAATGAGGGGAAACTTTGGAGATACACATCGGTGATCCGAAGGAATCGGCATGAGAAtagagaagaaggtgaaaagAAATAGAGCATCTAAatcgtatatatatataaatacacacatatacataatataaatataaaattacTATACATGATTGCATATATTTTACTAAcaaaaagatgaaagaaaaagagaaaaaaaaaacaaacaactccgATATTGCTTACGAACCATTTGTGCGTGGAGTAAATGACTTAGGAGGAAAACGAAGGTAGAGgaaaagcacacatacacatactaATTAATGAGAGTAAAACACATATTAAGAACTAAACGAGGATGTGTTTCATGAAACAGCAGTGCACTGAAGGCGCCTAGCACTGTACTAATTGCATTCGATAAGAAGCGAAAATCGTATGTATGAAtgaacaaacagaaacaggaAACAATGAATGGAAGAGtaaagaaacgaaagcaacAGCATATAGTAAAATATatgagaaaaggaaaaaacttTAAACTAATGTAATATAGGCCACTAGAATTCTATTTGTAATAGAAATGATACAACAAAAACGCAAACGATAAGAGTCATAGCAGCCTCGACACCACTACCCACACAATCTTGGCAATCGGCAACAAAACATACTCGCGTGGCATCGTATAATGCAGGACTTCAGAGTCTTTGACAATAGGCAGGGCAAGCGAAGTACACGCGATAGAATTTATAGcaggaagcaacaaaaaatcacTGCATGCCAGAGGCAATTCCAGCTAAGCGCATTCAACTGCATGGCCAAGAGAAGCCAAGAACATTTTTTGGATAAAACCTACAGTATCCAAGCGACCgtgggaaaatgaaacaatggcAGCgaaatctgctgctgcagtaaaACAGCGGTGTGACGATTGTATTACCCGTATATTCTATATATATAACTATAATTATATACACTGAGCATACGAACTGACACGCTCCCTCTTACACTCAAACCAACACACATTCAGCGACATCATAGATTTTATGCTTGACTCTAGAACAGCTTCCTGCAACATGTATTTCTTTCCCATTACattattgtttttcgttgtgCTTATGCGGTATCGTACGCAGTGACAACAGCAACCATAAGAATGTGTACTATTGGTTTGCATATTAGTAAACGATAAAAGGGAATCGTAATTGAGATAACATACCTTTGCACTCCATGCAATCATACATCCCTTCCTAGAAGCCCAATTATAACTAATTTGGCGCTGTCCTTTCAGTTTTCATTAATCACTCTTTCCTATTGCTTTTCCGAAACTCCAACACCATCAAGGTTCTTCACTCGTtgcacactgcactgcaaccTCCTGCTTTTCATTGAGCATTATTCAGTTAAACGTCTATCAAACCCCTTACGCTTTTACTTGGTAACGTTTTCTCTGAATTCGTGTTCCCTGTTACTAAAATGGAATTGGGACGCTTTTAGCTGGAGAACAACAACGGTTTGGAttgattgttttatgtttgaagGGTAATTTcggtgcgttggttggttggacggTTAATCGGTTGGTTCCATATGTGGGGTACCTAATAAGGTTCAGGTCACCTTTGGTCGGTAAAATTTAGTGAAATTCCTTTCTCTAGCAAGGCGTGACCACGGAACGCGACTCAAAAGAGCAACGCGATAGTATCTGATTCGCCAGCACAGCGCCAAGAACTATATTCGTGCTTTAGaacttttcgttcgttttttctgtttctactGAGTGTATCTTCCAATAGTTCTAAATACGTTTATTATTCATTCGATTTGCTTCGTTTCACCCGTAGATATGAAACCGgatcaaaaacatgaaaacaagAGACACACGAATGTAAAATGTAGTCAAATTGATCAATGTGTTGTTATATTAATTAGTCTAGATGCGCTAAGAAAATTTTATCAGAACCGTATAtcatgtgtgtatgcgttttATTATACGTTTTATAATTTAATGTTTCCGCTCCCACTGTCGAAAAtatcgtttcggttttcactgtttttcgtttatttttcccttggatcgttttgcttttttggtaCCCAAAAGATTTACCGATGAAATTTCAAGTCATTacgatgaaaaaggaaaaaaaaactaacaacaatagcaaccaGATTTTTTCCGAAATATTGCAGATTAGTTCTGCAATGTTGAAATGCAGATCAAAAAATGGTGTGGGGTAACACCAATGTTCGGTCTCCGCTGAGTAAAGAAAGatatgttttttgttggttcaaGTTTTGGTGTAAATCCAGATACTGCAACGCGCAATGCAGTGAAAGAAGTAATAACTGCAAAGCATGCTGATCTGTTAGTGCGCTGGTGCATCTCTACTACTTTCTTATAAAGATGCGCAAACTTCACCTCTACCGAGATTAAAGATCCTTTTGCGTGCTCTTTCTCAGTAGCTAATACAACTATGTGTTGTCTTGAAATTCTATAAACATCATTACTATTGTTCAATTTAAATAGACGTTTTTGGATTCCCACCTTATTAACTCGGCATATTGGCATATTTTTGTAAATTGTAGTTTGCTTTCTGGACATTTTTTGCATGAGCAATTTATATTCCTCATATTTCCGCACGTCAACTAGAGGAAAACTAGACATATGAAATCGCTAGTTATATGAAATAATAACGGAGACATAGGGAAACCTTTCATTCAATGCAATTCTCTCCGAGCAAACTTTCCTGAATGCATATGAACTACTAGCGAAATGACACGAATCATAGCGAGATACGCGCCTGCAGAAAAATAGAAGTGATTCAGTGTGATGACACGTTTTATGGCGTGTGTCTGCACGTGCAAAAAGTGACAGAGTGCGACAAAACGGTGGAGAACTACAACAGATCAGGAGCAGTAGATCGTgggatgaatgaatggaaatACCTTCGATGCGATTTGTGGTGCGCAGCTGTATGTGAAAATGGGGACGAAAGCAAGAGAAATAAACAGTTTGAGATGATCCGTCTAGTGTGAACGCAGGTAACAAAAGTCGTCAAGAATACTGGTGTATGGATGTAAAATTTGCTTTATGTTCTCTTATTGTTTCTATTCCACCGAAAAGGGTAAACAATAAATTGTGAAAAGTAATACAAAGTGTACGGTGTGTTCTGTCCTTTGTGTTCTATccaaaaacatcaaactcTGAACTGAATGGAAGACCGAGCCGATGGATTGCAATAGTCGTTATAGTGTCATTTTCATTCCCCATTCATGATTCCCAGCagttgaaaataaaattaagtTGAAATCCAATGGGATTTCTTTACTAAACTATGAAAAACCGGTTACTTCCTGGACGCAAGGTTTTACCAAAAAGAACTTTTTTCAATCCAGTGGGTTATCCAGCCTTTGGCCTGGGGCTGAGGTTTTCTGATAGATGTATCTCTTTGGGACCTCGATCTTGTCAACCTGTACCTAACCGCGAAATGGTCATCCTCCCCGTTCATGAAGCATGTCATATCCGTGGTACGTATCTGTGGTATCGATGATGGACTCTCCGCCGTTTTTGCTGAATATTCTTGGTGCTGCCACGGTTGACTacatagccgtggccacacggggcgaaaactctagcgcaaacgaaaaaattaatgccaaaactcttgcgcttcgatatgtttacatggccgggttgaggaaattaaaatcgtttttttgaagaaaaggattgaatacactagtaatgatcactcactgtcgatgtaaaccacaaaaagaacatattgtgagccctaccgtttgcaaaaagcttttacgctaggttttacgctccacggaccaataatcgtttgacagcatgtaaacggcaagcgtaaacgttttggcattaattttttcgtttgcgctagagttttcgccccgtgtggccacggctcatGATTACCTgcttttgttggtgttggttggtgcaaCTTTATGGTAATGGTGAAACTCTGAATAATAAGAGTACTCTAGAATTGTATCGTTGAAAGGGAAATAATCTTTTGCAAAACGAACATCCTCAATCGGACATTAACAATGAACAGCCAGTTAAGGGCGATTAAAAAAGGGCATCGACGGGCAATGAGCACAGCTTcattgcccaaatccgtgcaaggaatctgtatgaacaagtgttaaccgaattcaaaccatgcactTTAATGGACGATGCAAAccacgtaaaaatgcatttcgataaATACTAGGCAACAAATttgactttgccaatcatgaaggaaatgatttGGAAAGGGTTTGGtggtaagatgatgatttggatTGGACTCCGAAAGTGTTGCGACAAATCAAACGTTTTCACCATTGGGCAACgttcatttgaaatttgtaCAAAAAAGAGTGTCtagaaaaaggattttgtaGATCGCTTCAACCTTTATCAGTGCACGAAAATGCAGCATTAatgattatcatcatcaccaccatcaatcaatttgatcatcatctcaGTCAGCATGAGGTTTAGCGTTTACTCAAGGTTTACTAAAGAGTTCAAAATAGTGTAAAGAGTTCAAAATTTCCGTCCGATCCGTTCAGGAACGTTTCTTGAAAAcgtgaaaatttgaaaaacataCGTGCGCGCACCACGTGGCGAACATCAATCGCACCTCTCCCTCTAACTTTGCCGAACTTTTGCCGAAGATAGCCGAATGAGCAcccgagagaaaaaagaagagcgagagagaaaaaaactaCTCGACTTCCAAACCCGTACGGTATAAACTCCTTGACAGCAAGCTACAGTGATGGCCAATAAAATAAACGCGCATTTTACCCAAAataaagaagaggaagaataaGAAGCGAAAAGTCAAGCGAAAGACGCACAAATCGTGAaaggtttttcatttttaacttTCTCTGACTAAAAGCACTTGCAATGTACGAAAACGAGGATGGTAAGTCATTAGCGTAGCGTACGTTGAATCGTTGCAAGGAAGGATATTTTAATGAGCTACGGAACGACTCCCTACGAACACAGACCACTTCGAGGAAGAGGATCCCGAGGAGATTTCGCACGAGCTGTGGCAAGAAGCCTGCTGGATCGTGATCAATGCGTACTTCGATGAAAAGGGTCTGGTGCGTCAGCAGCTGGATAGTTTCGATGAGTTTATTCAGATGTCCGTGCAGCGCATCGTTGAGGATTCGCCGGCCATCGAGCTGACGGCGGAAGCGCAACACTCGTCGGGGGAAATCGAAAATCCCACCCGGTATCTGCTCAAGTTTGATCAGATTTACCTGTCAAAGCCAACGCATTGGGAGAAGGATGGTTCGCCCTCGCCGATGATGCCGAACGAAGCGCGCCTCCGGAACCTTACCTACTCGGCTCCGCTCTACGTGGACATTACGAAAACGAAGATAGTGGAGGGCCAGGACCCGGTGGAAACCCAGCATCAGAAGACCTTCATTGGCAAAATCCCGATCATGCTCCGCTCGACCTACTGCCTGCTTTCCCAGCTGACGGATCGCGATCTTACCGAGTTGAACGAGTGTCCGCTCGATCCAGGCGGCTACTTTATCATCAACGGATCCGAGAAGGTTTTGATCGCCCAGGAAAAGATGGCCACCAATACGGTGTACGTGTTCAGCATGAAAGACGGAAAGTACGCGTACAAAACCGAGATTCGATCCTGTCTGGAGCACAGCTCGCGCCCAACCTCCACTCTGTGGGTCAACATGATGGCTCGTGGTGGCCAAAGCATCAAAAAGTCAGCGATTGGGCAGCGCGTAATCGCCATCTTACCGTACGTGAAGCAGGAAATTCCGATTATGATCGTGTTCCGTGCCCTCGGATTCGTCGCGGATCGTGACATTCTCGAACACATTATTTACGACTTTGACGATCCGGagatgatggaaatggttaaACCGTCGCTCGATGAAGCGTTCGTCGTGCAGGAGCAAAACGTGGCCCTCAACTTTATCGGAGCGCGTGGTGCGCGACCGGGTGTCACGAAGGATAAGCGTATCAAGTACGCGAAGGAAATCTTACAGAAGGAAATGCTGCCTCACGTCGGTGTGTCGGACTTTTGTGAGACGAAGAAAGCGTACTTTCTGGGCTACATGGTACACCGTTTGTTGCTGGCTGCGCTCGGTCGCCGTGAGCtggacgatcgcgatcactaCGGTAACAAGCGCCTAGATCTGGCCGGTCCCCTGTTGGCCTTTTTGTTCCGAGGCCTGTTCAAGAACCTGATGAAGGAGGTGCGAATGTATGCGCAAAAGTTTATCGATCGCGGAAAAGACTTCAATCTGGAGCTAGCGATCAAGACGAAGATAATCACTGATGGCTTGCGGTACTCGCTAGCCACGGGCAATTGGGGCGACCAGAAGAAGGCCCATCAGGCGCGAGCCGGTGTGTCTCAGGTGTTGAACCGTCTAACGTTTGCCTCCACCTTGAGCCATTTGCGCCGCGTCAACTCACCGATCGGACGCGATGGAAAGCTAGCCAAACCGCGACAGCTGCACAACACCCTCTGGGGTATGATCTGCCCCGCGGAAACGCCCGAGGGAGCTGCAGTCGGTTTGGTGAAGAATCTCGCCCTGATGGCGTACATTTCGGTCGGTTCGCAGCCTTCCC
The sequence above is a segment of the Anopheles darlingi chromosome 2, idAnoDarlMG_H_01, whole genome shotgun sequence genome. Coding sequences within it:
- the LOC125952610 gene encoding AN1-type zinc finger protein 6, which encodes MERESNAMTPMCRSGCGFYGNPAQDGLCSVCYKDFLRKKQQPPVSTTPSASSTPPPSSSPGQPQTASSVSIRSVVSPQSFAASISSNSVNSSNSNSSSTATTTASSVAVPSSSSTCSAAAAAASSINSSLVAGTHTAQPTVHSGPFSLDKDKINNDDSGSLGGNSNNSSIADNDDKDGDKDGKKKKNRCVTCRKKVGLTGFECRCGGLFCAIHRYSDKHECSFDYRELGAAEIRRNNPVVVGEKIQKI